One part of the [Pantoea] beijingensis genome encodes these proteins:
- the upp gene encoding uracil phosphoribosyltransferase, translating into MKIVEVKHPLVKHKLGLMREHDVSTKRFRELASEVGSLLTYEATSDLETETVTIEGWNGPVAIEQIKGKKITVVPILRAGLGMMDGVLEHVPSARISVVGVYRDEETLEPVPYFQKLVSNIEERMALVVDPMLATGGSMIATIDLLKKAGCSSIKVLVLVAAPEGLAALEKAHPDVEVYTASVDQGLNEKGYIIPGLGDAGDKIFGTK; encoded by the coding sequence ATGAAGATCGTGGAAGTTAAACATCCGCTCGTCAAACATAAACTGGGTCTGATGCGTGAGCATGATGTAAGTACGAAGCGTTTTCGTGAACTTGCTTCAGAAGTGGGAAGTTTACTGACTTATGAAGCCACTTCCGATCTCGAAACCGAGACCGTGACCATTGAAGGTTGGAATGGCCCGGTGGCTATTGAGCAAATTAAAGGCAAGAAAATTACCGTGGTTCCTATTCTGCGTGCCGGACTGGGAATGATGGACGGTGTTCTGGAACACGTTCCCAGTGCACGTATTAGCGTCGTGGGCGTTTACCGTGATGAAGAGACGCTGGAGCCCGTTCCCTATTTCCAGAAGCTGGTATCAAACATTGAAGAGCGTATGGCGTTGGTGGTTGATCCAATGCTGGCGACGGGCGGTTCAATGATTGCTACCATCGATCTGCTGAAAAAAGCCGGTTGCAGCAGCATTAAAGTACTGGTACTTGTGGCCGCACCCGAAGGTCTTGCGGCGCTGGAAAAAGCCCACCCGGATGTGGAGGTGTACACTGCCTCTGTCGATCAGGGATTGAACGAAAAGGGCTACATCATTCCGGGTCTGGGTGACGCGGGCGATAAAATTTTTGGTACCAAGTAA
- the hda gene encoding DnaA inactivator Hda, whose amino-acid sequence MNTPAQLSLPLYLPDDETFASFWPGENPSLLAALQGALHQEHGSYLYFWSREGGGRSHLLHAACAELSACGEAVGYVPLDKRTWFVPEVLDGMEHLALICIDNIECIAGDDPWEMAIFDLYNRILETGKTRLLITGDRPPRQLNLKLADLASRLDWGQIYKLQPLSDEDKLQALQLRADLRGFELPEDVGRFLLKRLDREMRTLFVTLDKLDRASISAQRKLTIPFVKEALGL is encoded by the coding sequence CTGAACACGCCGGCACAGCTTTCATTGCCACTCTATTTGCCCGATGACGAAACCTTCGCCAGCTTTTGGCCGGGGGAGAATCCGTCGCTGCTTGCTGCGCTGCAAGGGGCATTACATCAGGAACACGGGAGCTATCTCTACTTTTGGTCTCGTGAGGGGGGCGGTCGCAGCCATTTACTGCATGCTGCCTGCGCAGAACTTTCCGCTTGTGGTGAAGCCGTAGGTTATGTACCGCTGGATAAACGTACCTGGTTTGTGCCGGAGGTGCTCGATGGTATGGAGCACCTTGCGCTGATTTGTATTGATAACATCGAATGTATCGCGGGGGATGACCCCTGGGAAATGGCGATCTTCGATCTTTACAATCGTATTCTCGAAACCGGTAAAACGCGCCTGTTAATTACCGGCGATCGTCCACCGCGTCAACTCAATCTGAAGCTGGCCGATCTGGCTTCGCGTCTGGACTGGGGACAGATCTATAAATTACAGCCTTTGTCAGATGAAGATAAGCTACAGGCACTGCAGCTGCGCGCCGATCTGCGTGGCTTCGAACTTCCGGAAGATGTCGGCCGCTTTTTGCTGAAGCGGCTGGATCGCGAAATGCGGACCTTATTTGTCACGTTGGACAAGCTGGACCGCGCTTCGATTAGTGCGCAGCGCAAGCTGACGATTCCTTTTGTCAAAGAAGCCCTGGGCCTGTAG
- a CDS encoding tetratricopeptide repeat protein, with protein sequence MFKRLKKSLITSLIATLLAGGTLPSRADVADALPDIGTTAGGTLSINQELQMGDFYVRQLRASAPLINDPLLNDYINQLGQRLVSHANSVRTPFHFYLIRNDEINAFAFFGGNVVLHSALFRSADNESQLASVMAHEISHVTQRHLARAMEDQQRNAPLTWVGALGSILLAMANPQAGMAALTGTLAGTQQGIISFTQGNEQEADRIGIQVLQRSGFDPQAMPNFLQKLADQSRFASKPPEILLTHPLPDSRLADARNRANQMPPIVVQSSQDYYMAKVRSLGMYSTGRNQLSDDLLDVWSKGNLREQQAAQYGKAIQFLEAKSFANARKIIEPLLAKQPDNVWYLDIMTDIDLGLNQSQQAIKRLSALRASTTNPVLQLNLANAYVEGNQPAAASRILNRYTWAHPDDPNGWDLLAQASAAQGLRDEELSARAESLALNGQLAQAITTLSSASSSVALGSLKQARYDARIDQLRQLQMRFRQYSKS encoded by the coding sequence ATGTTCAAGCGATTGAAAAAAAGTCTTATCACTTCGCTCATTGCGACATTGCTGGCAGGCGGTACATTGCCATCACGAGCCGATGTTGCAGATGCTTTACCCGATATTGGCACCACGGCGGGCGGTACGCTGTCGATTAATCAGGAGTTGCAGATGGGCGATTTTTACGTCCGCCAACTCCGAGCCAGTGCGCCACTGATCAACGATCCGTTGCTAAACGACTATATTAATCAGTTGGGCCAGCGCCTGGTATCGCATGCCAATTCGGTACGTACCCCTTTCCATTTCTATCTGATCCGCAATGACGAGATCAATGCCTTTGCCTTTTTCGGCGGTAACGTGGTGTTGCACTCTGCGCTATTTCGCAGTGCTGATAATGAAAGTCAGCTTGCTTCGGTTATGGCGCACGAAATCTCACACGTTACCCAGCGACATCTGGCGCGTGCAATGGAAGACCAGCAACGCAATGCGCCCCTCACCTGGGTAGGCGCACTGGGCTCTATTTTACTGGCGATGGCGAACCCGCAGGCGGGAATGGCCGCGCTGACCGGCACGCTGGCTGGAACACAGCAGGGAATAATTAGTTTTACCCAGGGTAATGAACAGGAAGCGGACCGCATTGGTATTCAGGTGCTACAGCGTTCAGGGTTCGATCCACAAGCGATGCCTAACTTTTTGCAAAAATTAGCCGACCAGTCCCGCTTCGCTTCCAAACCACCAGAAATTTTGCTGACGCACCCGCTGCCGGATAGTCGACTGGCCGATGCGCGCAATCGTGCTAACCAAATGCCGCCGATCGTCGTGCAGTCCTCTCAGGACTATTACATGGCGAAAGTACGCTCCCTCGGCATGTACTCCACCGGCAGAAATCAGCTAAGCGACGATTTACTTGATGTGTGGTCAAAAGGCAACCTGCGCGAACAGCAGGCTGCACAATATGGCAAAGCGATCCAGTTTCTTGAAGCGAAGAGTTTTGCCAACGCACGCAAAATAATCGAGCCGTTGCTGGCTAAACAGCCGGACAACGTCTGGTATCTGGATATCATGACCGATATTGATTTAGGCCTGAACCAATCACAACAAGCCATTAAGCGCTTAAGCGCGCTACGCGCTTCAACGACCAACCCGGTGCTGCAACTGAACCTTGCGAATGCGTATGTTGAAGGGAATCAGCCCGCGGCGGCCAGCCGTATTCTCAATCGTTACACCTGGGCACATCCTGACGATCCGAACGGCTGGGATTTGCTGGCGCAGGCCTCGGCGGCACAGGGGTTACGCGACGAAGAGCTTTCCGCGCGTGCGGAGAGTCTGGCGCTGAACGGGCAACTGGCGCAGGCTATCACGACTCTCAGCAGCGCCAGCTCATCGGTGGCGCTCGGCAGCCTGAAACAGGCGCGCTATGATGCCCGTATCGACCAACTGCGTCAGCTACAAATGCGTTTTCGCCAATATTCAAAATCGTAG
- the uraA gene encoding uracil permease: MTRRAIGVSERPPLLQTIPLSFQHLFAMFGATVLVPILFHINPATVLLFNGIGTLLYLFICKGKIPAYLGSSFAFISPVLLLLPLGYEVALGGFIICGVLFCLVALIVKKAGTGWLDVMFPPAAMGAIVAVIGLELAGVAANMAGLLPADGAAVDSKTIIISLVTLAVTVFGSVLFRGFLAIIPILIGVLVGYALSWGMGIVDWTPVRDAPWFALPTFYTPRFEWYAIFTILPAALVVIAEHVGHLVVTANIVKKDLLKDPGLHRSMFANGISTIFSGFFGSTPNTTYGENIGVMAITRVYSTWVIGGAAILAILLSCIGKLAAAIQAVPVPVMGGVSLLLYGVIGASGIRVLIESKVDYNKAQNLILTSVILIIGVSGAKVHIGAAELKGMALATIVGVGLSLIFKAISLLRPEEVVLDADE, translated from the coding sequence ATGACTCGTCGCGCTATCGGTGTGAGTGAAAGACCACCGCTGCTGCAAACCATACCGCTTAGCTTCCAGCATCTTTTTGCGATGTTCGGCGCGACGGTGCTGGTGCCCATTCTGTTTCATATCAATCCGGCGACGGTTCTGCTATTTAACGGGATCGGTACGTTGCTTTATCTGTTTATCTGTAAAGGGAAAATCCCGGCTTACTTAGGTTCCAGCTTTGCCTTTATTTCTCCGGTACTGTTGCTGTTGCCGCTGGGCTATGAGGTCGCGCTGGGTGGTTTCATTATATGTGGCGTACTGTTTTGTCTGGTGGCGTTGATCGTTAAAAAAGCCGGCACCGGCTGGCTGGATGTGATGTTTCCGCCTGCTGCAATGGGGGCGATCGTTGCGGTCATTGGTCTGGAGCTGGCGGGCGTTGCCGCCAATATGGCAGGGTTATTACCGGCGGATGGCGCGGCGGTGGACAGTAAAACCATCATCATTTCGCTGGTGACGCTGGCGGTTACGGTGTTTGGTTCAGTACTGTTTCGTGGATTCCTGGCGATTATTCCGATTCTTATCGGCGTATTAGTCGGTTACGCGCTCTCCTGGGGAATGGGTATTGTTGACTGGACTCCGGTCCGTGATGCGCCCTGGTTTGCGTTGCCAACCTTTTATACGCCGCGCTTTGAGTGGTATGCCATCTTCACGATTTTGCCTGCCGCACTCGTGGTGATTGCTGAGCACGTGGGCCACCTGGTGGTCACGGCAAATATTGTTAAGAAAGACTTGCTGAAAGATCCCGGTTTGCATCGTTCCATGTTTGCCAACGGCATCTCGACCATTTTCTCGGGTTTCTTTGGATCAACGCCTAATACTACCTACGGCGAAAATATCGGTGTAATGGCCATTACCCGCGTCTACAGTACTTGGGTTATTGGTGGCGCGGCGATTCTGGCGATTCTGCTCTCGTGTATCGGTAAATTGGCTGCCGCGATTCAGGCCGTTCCGGTGCCGGTAATGGGCGGTGTTTCTCTGCTGCTGTACGGGGTGATCGGCGCATCCGGTATCCGCGTGTTGATTGAATCTAAAGTGGATTACAACAAAGCGCAGAATCTGATCCTGACTTCGGTGATTCTGATCATCGGTGTGAGCGGCGCTAAAGTGCATATTGGTGCTGCCGAACTTAAGGGCATGGCGTTGGCGACTATTGTTGGGGTAGGGCTGAGTTTAATCTTTAAAGCCATCAGTCTGTTACGCCCTGAAGAAGTGGTGTTGGACGCGGATGAGTAA
- the arsC gene encoding arsenate reductase (glutaredoxin) (This arsenate reductase requires both glutathione and glutaredoxin to convert arsenate to arsenite, after which the efflux transporter formed by ArsA and ArsB can extrude the arsenite from the cell, providing resistance.): MANITIYHNPRCSKSRETLALLQEKSITPDVVLYLETPLTVTLLQRLLQQLGFHSARELMRTKEDAYRTLNLADASLSEAQLLQAMVQYPKLIERPIVVAHGKARIGRPPENVLDIL, encoded by the coding sequence ATGGCTAACATCACGATTTATCATAATCCACGCTGCAGTAAAAGCCGTGAAACGCTGGCGCTGCTACAGGAAAAAAGTATTACACCGGACGTAGTACTCTATCTTGAAACGCCTCTCACAGTAACGCTGTTACAAAGGCTTCTGCAGCAGTTAGGCTTTCACAGCGCGCGTGAACTGATGCGCACAAAAGAAGATGCGTATCGTACATTGAATTTGGCCGATGCCTCACTCAGTGAGGCACAGCTATTACAGGCGATGGTGCAATATCCAAAATTGATTGAACGCCCTATCGTCGTGGCCCACGGCAAAGCTCGCATCGGACGCCCGCCGGAAAACGTACTGGACATTCTTTAA